In Triticum aestivum cultivar Chinese Spring chromosome 5B, IWGSC CS RefSeq v2.1, whole genome shotgun sequence, the following proteins share a genomic window:
- the LOC123111776 gene encoding uncharacterized protein, which translates to MAGAAERRWMPMVPTQGRVGRQLGAAKSGHSRVPPTIHGHWAASPPMPLPPPRRRRPRHHRCSLHLSLAGAPLCLGPLYWTAARRCRLSPVLVGGISFSGTNKSMAPWFCTKSLVRQPPSDTTGFFTSRHVLHFS; encoded by the exons ATGGCGGGCGCGGCAGAGCGGCGCTGGATGCCGATG GTTCCCACTCAGGGAAGAGTTGGCCGACAGCTTGGAGCAGCCAAATCCGGACACTCTAGGGTTCCTCCGACCATCCATGGCCATTGGGCTGCATCGCCGCCGATGCCGTTgccaccgccccgtcgccgtcgACCCCGACACCACCGCTGCTCTCTACATCTCAGTCTCGCCGGGGCCCCTCTCTGCCTTGGTCCCCTCTACTGGACAGCTGCTCGGCGGTGTCGTCTTTCTCCTGTACTGGTTGGCGGCATCTCGTTCTCCGGCACCAACAAGTCCATGGCCCCATGGTTCTGCACGAAATCTCTAGTCCGGCAGCCTCCATCAGACACCACGG GCTTCTTTACTTCAAGGCATGTGCTACACTTCAGCTGA